The proteins below are encoded in one region of Dioscorea cayenensis subsp. rotundata cultivar TDr96_F1 chromosome 18, TDr96_F1_v2_PseudoChromosome.rev07_lg8_w22 25.fasta, whole genome shotgun sequence:
- the LOC120282167 gene encoding LOB domain-containing protein 30-like: MAEEQSNMSGSIRSNSNGGEGGDGDYCGACKYLRRKCAPDCIFAPYFNSEQGVADFAIVEKVFEPSNVSRLLHEIPDHHNRLTAVKAIICDAQVRIDDPIYGCCGRILKLEKRLRSLQEQIQKKEKVKRDLEKQIQNLQK; the protein is encoded by the exons ATGGCTGAAG AACAAAGTAACATGAGTGGCTCCATTAGAAGCAATAGCAATGGAGGTgaaggtggtgatggtgattaTTGCGGAGCTTGTAAGTATTTGAGAAGAAAGTGTGCACCTGATTGCATATTTGCACCATACTTTAACTCGGAGCAAGGTGTTGCCGACTTTGCCATAGTCGAAAAAGTTTTCGAGCCAAGCAATGTGTCTAGACTTCTACATGAGATCCCTGATCACCATAATCGACTAACAGCCGTAAAGGCCATCATTTGTGATGCTCAAGTCCGTATTGATGATCCCATCTATGGTTGCTGTGGTCGTATTTTGAAGTTAGAAAAACGATTGCGGAGTCTACAAGAGCAGAtacagaagaaagaaaaggttAAGCGAGATCTAGAAAAGCAGATACAGAATTTACAGAAATAG